The genomic window CGAAGCAAACCAACAGTTATAATGTTTTGGCCTTTTCGGCATTTTGTCAGTTGGTTTACAATCCATTTTTAATTTTAGATGTTGGGTTTCAGCTTTCCTATCTGGCCGTTTTCGGACTAATTTATCTTCAGCCTAAAATTTATAACCTTCTTTATACTGAACATATTTGGCTAGATAAGTTATGGAGTTTCACAGCTATGTCTTTAGCCGCACAAGTGGTCACGTTTCCATTAAGCATTTATTATTTTCACCAATTCCCACTCTACTTCCTTTTTGCGAATCTTTTTATCACCATCCCATTGGTGTTAATGATGTATTTAGGAATTGCAGTATTAATTCCGGCATTCAGGTTTCTAGCGCCGATTTTCGAATGGGTAATAAATTTTACAAATGCCGTATTAAGATGGATTGCCAATTTACCATATGCTAGCTTTTCCTCGATATGGATTAATTTACCTGAATTTGTATTATTGAGCCTATCCCTCGGATTATTTATTTATGCTTTGGCGAAATTAAACAAACGACTTTTGTTCTCCGCTTTAATGCTATTTGTTTGCTATCAACTTTTGATTGTACACGATGATCTAAACGCTTTCCACCAAAGGAAAATTATTTTCTTTTCCCTAAGAAAAAACTATGCGGCTGCTTTTATTAATGGAAAAGAAGCTGTTTTGGTTTCAGATTTAAGTGCTGAAGATAAAAACTATAATTTTTCTGTTGTTCCGGCATTAACGCAATTGCACATAGATAAAATACGTTTTGTTAGTTTTAACAAAGATACCGTTTTGGGGCAGTTCGTTTTAAAGAACAACCAAATTGCCTTTTTTAATTATAAGATGCTGTTGATTGATGAAAACCTGAATGATAAAAATATAAACGGAAATGCTACTTTTTCAAGTATCTGGTTAAGTGGAAATACTAAATTTAATTTAGCCAAAATGGATCTTGATATAAAATATAAAAATGCAATAATCGATGCTACTAATAAAGAATATAAAATTCAGATCTTAAAGAAGTATATGGAAAATAAGGATATAGATGTACATGTTTTAAAGAAAAATAAAGCATATTTGGTGCAACTAACCCAATAACATGGAAAATCTGGTTTTATATCAGGTTGCTGAAAGAATAGCAACGATAACTATCAATAGACCCGAAAAAAGAAATGCGCTAAACCCTCAACTTATCGCTGAATTAACTTCTGCATTTATAAATGCATCTGAAGATGACCTCGTAAAAGTGATAATATTGAATGCAAATGGCGACACTTTTAGTGCTGGTGCCGATTTAGCATATCTTCAGCAATTGCAGCACAATACATTTGAAGAAAATGTGGCTGATTCTAATCATTTAAAAAAACTCTTTACAACCATTTATTATTTACCAAAAGTGGTTATTGCACAGGTAGAAGGTCATGCCATTGCCGGCGGCTGTGGTTTGGCCACGATATGTGATTTTGTTTTTGCTACCCCTGAAAGTAATTTTGGGTATACTGAAGTGAAAATTGGTTTTGTACCTGCTATTGTTTCTTGTTTTTTAAAACAAAAGGTGAGCGAATCCATCGTCAAGGAAATTTTACTAACTGGAAAAATCTTTTCTGCTGAGCAGGCATTGAAATATAATTTGATAAATTTTGTAACAAATTCATCCGATATTCATCAAATGGTAAGAGAATTTGCATTAAGTTTGTGTAGCGGGAGCTCTGGTAATTCGTTAATGATTACTAAACAATTGATTACGCAAACAACCAATCCCCTATTGGAAAAATGCTTAGAAACTGCGGTACAGATAAATGCCCGTGTAAGAGAGAGTGAAGATTTTAAAAAAGGAATCTCTTCATTTTTAAACAAAGAAAAAATTAATTGGTAAAAAACTAAACTGAAATAAAAACATGTTCAAATCAATCAAAACTAGTGTTATAGCTTTAATCTTAGTAAGTACTGCTATAATTGCCCATGCACAAAAGAAAATTGCTGAAGGTACTTTGGTATTTGCAGTAACTGCTAATGGTACAACAACCGATGTTAAAACTAAATTTAATGGGAACTTAACCAAAATAGAAATTGAAAATGGTCCTGCAATGGTTAACATCATTTCAAATACAGCAGATAAAACCGGATTATTATTAATTGATGTTCCTGTAGCTCAAAAACAGTTTGCGGTAAAGGTGAGCAAAGCAGAAACAGAGGCACAAGAAGCATTATTGCCAAAATATTCTGATTATAAAGCAACTGGTGAAAAACAGACAATTGCTGGATTTAGTGCTGAAAAATATACTTACAAAGATGATAAAGGTGGAGCTCATGAATTATGGGCAACAAAAGATGTTGATATTGCTTCAATTACCAATGGTGGTTTCTTTAAAGGTTTGGGTGCGCTTCCTGTAAAATACTCGGCAGTAATTAATGGCGTAAATTCAGATCTGGTTCTAAAATCTCTTTCTGAAGCTAAAGTAGGTGCGATTAGCACTGAAATTCCTACTGGTTACGATATAGTAACTATGGAAGAATTGAAAGCCATGCAAGGTGGGGGTGAATAATTAATCAATTCCAGATAATTTACAGCTTTTTAACTGCAGGCTTTTTATTTAAATTAGCCCGAAAGTTGAAAAGCTTTTTTTATGTCCAAAAACTATATATGATTAAAAAATTATTATTAAGATTATCAATTGCTTGTATAACTTTATGCGCGTTAATTGATGCCAAGGCTCAAAATATCAATTGGGCAAAAGACGGCAACTCCTATTATCAGAATATTAGTGGCGAAATCGTTTCAGTAACACTTCCTAAAAACGAAAGAAAAACCGTTATATCAAGAGCGTTATTAACGCCATCCGGAAAAAATGATGCTATTACAGTAAGAAGTTTCCAGTTATCGGACGATGGTTCGAAAGCACTAATCTACACCAATAGTAAAAAAGTTTGGCGTTATGATACACGTGGAGATTATTGGCTGGCCGATTTAACTTCCAATAAAATCACTCAAATCGGAAAAGA from Flavobacterium sp. W4I14 includes these protein-coding regions:
- a CDS encoding competence protein ComEC (product_source=KO:K02238; cog=COG0658; ko=KO:K02238; pfam=PF03772,PF13567; superfamily=49384; tigrfam=TIGR00360; transmembrane_helix_parts=Inside_1_6,TMhelix_7_26,Outside_27_29,TMhelix_30_52,Inside_53_63,TMhelix_64_86,Outside_87_262,TMhelix_263_285,Inside_286_289,TMhelix_290_312,Outside_313_350,TMhelix_351_373,Inside_374_392,TMhelix_393_415,Outside_416_419,TMhelix_420_442,Inside_443_446,TMhelix_447_469,Outside_470_478,TMhelix_479_501,Inside_502_507,TMhelix_508_525,Outside_526_695), encoding MFKSEYVFVRILFPFLLGICVFYFFPKSVYIQLWASVLFVVLLIILLLNITYKRLNVYRYKGAVGILIFILFFSLGGLLCLLHNESLNQNYFAKMQCSYLKVWVNNEPQKSSNIIRFKANVVSGYQKDKQIRLSGQMLIAVKLDSLKPIKLKYGDEIMIPATYNEIEPSYNPAEFDFKAWLGSQNIYHQAFMDQDHIVSNKNNVGNPVIKMALNLREKQVAKYRSLIKSDEAFAVASTLILGYRADLSKETLSAYSKTGTIHALSVSGAHVAIIYVVLDFLFFFLNRNRALRIVKLLLICTLIWGYALLTGLSPSVVRSAVMISILITAKVLSKQTNSYNVLAFSAFCQLVYNPFLILDVGFQLSYLAVFGLIYLQPKIYNLLYTEHIWLDKLWSFTAMSLAAQVVTFPLSIYYFHQFPLYFLFANLFITIPLVLMMYLGIAVLIPAFRFLAPIFEWVINFTNAVLRWIANLPYASFSSIWINLPEFVLLSLSLGLFIYALAKLNKRLLFSALMLFVCYQLLIVHDDLNAFHQRKIIFFSLRKNYAAAFINGKEAVLVSDLSAEDKNYNFSVVPALTQLHIDKIRFVSFNKDTVLGQFVLKNNQIAFFNYKMLLIDENLNDKNINGNATFSSIWLSGNTKFNLAKMDLDIKYKNAIIDATNKEYKIQILKKYMENKDIDVHVLKKNKAYLVQLTQ
- a CDS encoding methylglutaconyl-CoA hydratase (product_source=KO:K13766; cath_funfam=1.10.12.10,3.90.226.10; cog=COG1024; ko=KO:K13766; pfam=PF00378; superfamily=52096), whose protein sequence is MENLVLYQVAERIATITINRPEKRNALNPQLIAELTSAFINASEDDLVKVIILNANGDTFSAGADLAYLQQLQHNTFEENVADSNHLKKLFTTIYYLPKVVIAQVEGHAIAGGCGLATICDFVFATPESNFGYTEVKIGFVPAIVSCFLKQKVSESIVKEILLTGKIFSAEQALKYNLINFVTNSSDIHQMVREFALSLCSGSSGNSLMITKQLITQTTNPLLEKCLETAVQINARVRESEDFKKGISSFLNKEKINW
- a CDS encoding hypothetical protein (product_source=Hypo-rule applied; cleavage_site_network=SignalP-noTM; pfam=PF14371; superfamily=49373), with protein sequence MFKSIKTSVIALILVSTAIIAHAQKKIAEGTLVFAVTANGTTTDVKTKFNGNLTKIEIENGPAMVNIISNTADKTGLLLIDVPVAQKQFAVKVSKAETEAQEALLPKYSDYKATGEKQTIAGFSAEKYTYKDDKGGAHELWATKDVDIASITNGGFFKGLGALPVKYSAVINGVNSDLVLKSLSEAKVGAISTEIPTGYDIVTMEELKAMQGGGE